One genomic region from Sphingobacterium sp. UGAL515B_05 encodes:
- a CDS encoding family 43 glycosylhydrolase — MRFTLLTFLLINIAAAVYAQEYKNGPADKDFAGYLFAYFKGNAVADEAVCFAISTDGYTYRALNENKPILDSKVISKTGGVRDPHILRGEDGKTFYMLLTDMTSSKGWDSNRGLILLKSEDLVHWSHQAIDIQQRFKGQEALKRVWAPQTIYDPSVDKYMVYWSMQHGNGPDIIYYAYANKEFTDFETEPKVLFLPKNGKSCIDGDIIAKNGLFYLFYKTEGHGNGIKLAITDSLTSGKWIEQPGYKQQTNDAVEGSSVFKLNQSDKYILMYDVYGKGKYQFCTSEDLDRFKVIDHQIDMDFHPRHGTIIPISRQELLDLTSKWGKPKDVEFAFRKNPVLDGFYADPDVLYSNKTKKYYIYPTSDGFDGWGGYYFKTFSSSDLVQWKDEGVILDLKKDVDWGPRNAWAPTITEKKVKNDYKYYYYFTAAQKIGVAVADLPTGPFRDSGKPLIDFKPEGVNGGQEIDPAVFKDPKSGKSYLYWGNGYLAVAELNKDMVSIKKNTVKVLTPDKTFREGAYVVYRKGLYYFFWSEDDTRSENYRVRYGTATSPDGPITVPANNLVLQKDPAKGIYGTGHNSILQIPGKDEWYIVYHRFNYPKGIDMGDAAGFNREVCMDRLYFDDQGHVLPVVPTL; from the coding sequence ATGCGATTTACACTTTTAACATTTCTATTAATAAATATAGCCGCAGCAGTTTATGCACAAGAGTATAAAAATGGACCAGCGGACAAAGATTTTGCAGGTTATTTATTTGCCTATTTCAAAGGTAATGCTGTCGCAGATGAAGCGGTTTGTTTTGCGATCAGCACAGATGGCTATACCTACAGAGCCTTGAATGAAAACAAGCCTATCCTGGATTCGAAGGTGATCAGCAAGACTGGTGGTGTACGGGATCCCCATATTCTCCGTGGCGAAGATGGAAAAACATTTTATATGTTGCTCACCGACATGACCTCCTCCAAAGGCTGGGATTCCAATCGGGGTTTGATCCTCCTAAAATCCGAAGACCTGGTGCATTGGTCTCATCAGGCAATCGATATCCAGCAGCGCTTCAAAGGCCAGGAAGCGTTGAAGAGAGTATGGGCACCACAGACTATATATGACCCTTCGGTCGATAAATATATGGTGTACTGGTCCATGCAGCATGGAAATGGTCCGGATATCATCTACTATGCTTATGCTAATAAGGAGTTTACAGATTTTGAAACCGAACCTAAAGTGCTGTTTCTTCCAAAAAATGGTAAATCCTGTATCGATGGCGATATTATTGCAAAGAATGGCTTGTTCTACCTTTTCTATAAAACTGAAGGACATGGAAATGGCATTAAGCTGGCGATAACCGATTCACTGACTTCGGGAAAATGGATTGAACAGCCGGGTTATAAACAGCAGACCAATGATGCTGTGGAAGGATCCAGTGTCTTTAAACTCAATCAATCGGATAAATATATCCTGATGTATGATGTCTATGGTAAAGGGAAGTACCAATTCTGCACCTCCGAAGATCTTGATCGTTTTAAAGTAATCGACCATCAGATTGACATGGATTTCCATCCACGTCATGGGACCATTATTCCTATTTCAAGACAAGAACTTTTGGACTTGACCTCCAAATGGGGGAAACCCAAAGATGTGGAATTCGCATTCAGAAAGAACCCCGTTTTGGATGGCTTTTATGCTGATCCCGATGTACTCTATTCCAATAAAACAAAAAAATACTATATCTATCCAACGAGTGATGGTTTTGATGGTTGGGGGGGCTATTATTTCAAGACCTTCTCGTCTTCCGATCTCGTTCAGTGGAAAGATGAAGGGGTGATTTTGGACCTGAAAAAAGATGTTGACTGGGGACCTCGAAATGCATGGGCACCTACAATTACGGAAAAGAAAGTCAAGAATGATTATAAGTACTATTATTATTTTACAGCAGCGCAAAAGATCGGTGTTGCGGTGGCTGATTTACCTACCGGTCCTTTCAGAGATTCGGGCAAGCCGTTGATCGATTTTAAGCCTGAGGGTGTCAATGGCGGGCAGGAGATTGATCCGGCAGTCTTTAAGGATCCGAAATCGGGAAAAAGCTATCTGTATTGGGGAAATGGCTATCTGGCTGTTGCCGAACTTAATAAAGATATGGTTTCCATCAAAAAAAATACAGTCAAGGTCTTGACTCCGGATAAGACATTCCGTGAAGGTGCCTATGTTGTGTATCGTAAAGGTCTCTATTATTTCTTTTGGTCAGAAGACGATACCCGGAGTGAAAATTATCGGGTGCGCTATGGAACTGCAACTTCCCCAGATGGACCGATCACAGTTCCGGCTAATAATTTAGTCTTACAAAAAGATCCTGCGAAAGGGATCTATGGCACTGGGCATAATTCGATTTTGCAGATTCCCGGTAAAGACGAATGGTATATTGTTTACCATCGATTCAATTATCCCAAAGGTATTGATATGGGCGACGCAGCAGGATTTAACCGGGAGGTATGCATGGATCGTTTGTATTTTGATGATCAGGGCCATGTCTTGCCTGTTGTTCCAACGCTTTAA
- a CDS encoding two-component regulator propeller domain-containing protein codes for MKHLLVVIIFLWQLGQTFAQPTRAHFFSLQDGLTNQQVLHMVHDDEGFMWIATELGLNRFAGKTFKTYYASEQQDGLSVNSNEINTLLYDDKKIYIGTRADGLNVLDLRTNTFNYYTHDPGNPKSIATNDITDMIKGADGNLWLATYHQGIQYFDIARKEFRCFNKKNIPDLPENSIWTLVEDKRRMLYIGHVNEGLTILDPIKRSVRRLTYKSTLGQLPDNEVKILLRDRFDNIWIGTRRGLAVYHPLSGQIRFISLAQISKNRNEPFIFSIREIGDDIWIGDESSQLFVLKANYGFDKRVDAVKHIQVIDLGKGNNVRVQHITPDRFGNIWLALYGSGLGVISHMKPFFNVFPTENMLPDRLATVSNVIFQNNQAVWLTTEGSGIIAMDKEGHLLKQMKRNNGSPDDFILTAFKDHNQHTWLGLRKGGIAVMYAGSTNWREIDLGEKVTDVRAIYEDHAGFIWIAAYQGLFIYDTVNHHVQKLVMNNPMLGDYAPRALIEDGQHNMWVGTYGQGLYIYDSQRKLIRKMDSGNGLRNNTINHLMRDRNNNIWIATNQGIAIQEASRPVGNLNILMPTDHGAWLFVNGLAEAQNGHIWCSTKSGMLRYLPAEKRFLQYDQSFGLPLGGFINGSVGKDWTNRLFFGMQDGICYFEPNDIPTNMPTSPVQISRFIVFRSGESNAQQDKYPSPNNEIKLDYKENSFRVELAVMDFALDGLVEFGYQLQGLNNDWIFLGNETNLDFRNIPYGDHQLLIRTRMKNGEWSQSYQRLIIKISPPFYLSIAAKISYLILLLLILYTLIYFYFKRMKAEAELKFKERQLHQDEQLHSERMNFYTHITHELRTPLTLILGPLDDLSQDELLPAKHKSLVQTVQKSANRLFALVNQLLEFRKVESQFKPLVLETGSLNDMLIDIIQKYKALNNKPELQILSDLPKVEIRTLFDAEIVQLIVDNLLSNAYKYTDCGYIKLSLTFEESNLANWAILTVEDTGCGIPAKDIDRIFEKFYQIPKVGVQGTGIGLALVKELTAIHQGKISIASTEGVGTKVSVRFLSNRSTSEKSVSLAFNAEVESVTVDHGRPLLLLIEDDGDLRDYLVGILSVTYDVSAVDNGVSGVELAQSSVPDLIISDVMMPDMDGFVLTEKLKTERATSHIPIILLTAKDTDMDRQRGYELGVDSYLTKPIGSTLLLKRIDNLLRKQKAMNTTVLQKINPETRVDSTEAAIEQDNLWRENAFVQDFVTIVEEHMQDEVLDASTLAERMNMSQSTLYRKLKGITGKNINQLVRKIRIHKAAELLRSGDYNVTEVSFLVGINSAIYFRQCFKEEFGKLPSEYQKSDGKGK; via the coding sequence ATGAAACATTTGCTAGTTGTCATTATTTTTCTGTGGCAGTTGGGCCAAACTTTTGCGCAGCCTACTCGTGCCCATTTTTTTTCGCTTCAAGATGGCTTGACCAACCAGCAGGTTTTGCATATGGTTCATGATGATGAAGGATTTATGTGGATAGCGACCGAACTCGGTCTTAATCGATTCGCCGGTAAGACCTTTAAGACCTATTACGCTTCAGAACAACAGGATGGTCTTTCTGTCAATAGCAATGAAATCAATACACTTCTTTACGATGATAAGAAGATCTATATCGGTACGCGTGCAGATGGCTTGAATGTACTTGATCTGAGGACCAATACATTTAACTATTATACACACGATCCAGGTAATCCCAAATCTATTGCTACAAATGATATTACCGATATGATCAAAGGCGCTGATGGGAATTTATGGTTGGCGACATATCATCAGGGGATACAATATTTTGATATTGCGAGGAAAGAATTTCGTTGTTTTAATAAAAAGAATATTCCTGATCTTCCCGAAAACAGTATTTGGACCTTGGTCGAAGATAAAAGGAGGATGTTATATATTGGTCACGTCAATGAGGGCCTAACGATACTTGATCCAATAAAACGTTCGGTTCGACGATTAACGTATAAAAGTACGCTTGGACAGTTACCGGATAACGAAGTTAAAATTTTGTTACGCGATCGTTTCGACAATATTTGGATTGGTACTCGAAGAGGATTGGCTGTATATCATCCCTTAAGTGGTCAAATCAGATTTATTTCATTAGCACAAATATCAAAGAACCGGAATGAGCCTTTTATCTTTTCCATCCGCGAGATTGGCGATGACATTTGGATCGGAGACGAATCTTCCCAACTTTTTGTTCTGAAGGCCAATTATGGATTTGATAAAAGGGTTGATGCTGTTAAGCATATTCAGGTAATTGACCTTGGAAAAGGCAACAATGTCCGTGTACAGCATATTACCCCCGATAGATTCGGCAATATCTGGTTGGCGCTCTATGGAAGCGGTTTGGGGGTCATAAGTCATATGAAGCCTTTTTTTAATGTTTTCCCTACGGAGAATATGCTTCCGGATCGTTTAGCAACAGTGAGCAATGTTATTTTTCAGAATAATCAGGCTGTATGGTTGACGACAGAAGGTTCCGGAATCATTGCTATGGATAAAGAAGGTCATTTGCTTAAGCAGATGAAGCGGAATAACGGGAGCCCCGATGATTTTATACTCACTGCTTTTAAGGATCATAATCAACATACTTGGTTGGGATTACGAAAAGGGGGAATTGCTGTTATGTACGCCGGATCAACCAACTGGAGAGAAATTGATCTCGGTGAAAAGGTGACAGATGTCAGGGCCATCTACGAAGATCATGCTGGTTTTATTTGGATTGCAGCCTATCAGGGGCTTTTTATTTACGATACCGTAAACCATCATGTTCAGAAACTTGTTATGAACAATCCAATGCTGGGAGACTACGCCCCTAGGGCGCTGATAGAGGATGGCCAGCATAATATGTGGGTCGGAACATATGGACAGGGGCTTTATATCTATGATTCCCAGCGTAAGCTCATCCGAAAAATGGACAGTGGAAACGGATTACGCAACAATACGATCAATCATTTGATGCGGGATAGGAACAATAATATCTGGATTGCCACGAATCAGGGCATAGCAATTCAGGAGGCAAGCAGGCCGGTTGGAAACTTAAACATTTTAATGCCAACCGATCATGGTGCCTGGCTATTTGTTAATGGGTTAGCAGAAGCACAAAACGGGCATATCTGGTGTTCAACCAAATCCGGGATGCTCCGCTATTTGCCAGCAGAAAAACGTTTTCTACAATATGATCAGTCATTTGGATTACCGCTGGGTGGTTTTATTAATGGCAGTGTAGGGAAAGATTGGACAAATAGGCTATTTTTTGGAATGCAAGACGGGATCTGCTATTTTGAGCCAAATGACATACCGACAAATATGCCGACATCTCCTGTCCAGATAAGTCGATTTATAGTCTTTCGATCGGGTGAATCGAATGCGCAGCAGGACAAATATCCTTCACCAAATAACGAAATTAAGCTTGATTACAAGGAGAATAGTTTTCGGGTTGAACTTGCCGTGATGGATTTTGCATTGGATGGATTGGTCGAATTTGGGTATCAATTGCAAGGCTTGAACAATGATTGGATTTTTCTAGGGAACGAGACCAATTTGGACTTCCGAAATATTCCCTATGGAGACCATCAATTGTTGATTCGGACGCGCATGAAAAATGGAGAATGGTCTCAGTCATATCAACGACTGATTATTAAAATATCTCCACCCTTTTATTTGAGTATAGCTGCAAAAATAAGCTATCTGATACTCCTATTGCTCATCCTTTATACGCTTATTTACTTTTATTTCAAGAGGATGAAAGCTGAGGCCGAATTGAAGTTCAAAGAAAGACAGCTCCATCAGGATGAGCAGCTGCATTCAGAACGGATGAATTTTTATACACACATCACGCATGAACTCCGTACACCATTGACGCTGATTCTAGGACCGCTTGATGATTTATCTCAAGATGAATTGCTACCAGCAAAACATAAGAGCTTGGTACAGACTGTTCAGAAAAGTGCGAATAGGCTTTTTGCGTTGGTCAACCAACTTTTGGAATTTCGTAAGGTCGAGTCCCAATTCAAACCTTTGGTGCTTGAAACTGGATCTTTGAACGATATGCTTATCGATATCATTCAAAAATATAAGGCCCTAAATAATAAACCCGAACTCCAAATATTATCCGATTTACCTAAAGTTGAAATACGTACCTTGTTTGATGCCGAAATTGTACAATTAATTGTAGATAATCTTTTATCAAATGCCTATAAATATACGGATTGTGGATATATCAAGTTGAGTTTAACATTCGAGGAGTCTAATCTTGCTAATTGGGCTATATTAACGGTGGAAGATACGGGCTGCGGTATTCCAGCAAAGGACATCGATCGAATTTTTGAGAAATTCTATCAGATTCCCAAAGTAGGCGTTCAGGGGACGGGAATAGGGTTGGCGTTGGTCAAGGAGTTAACGGCAATTCATCAGGGAAAAATAAGTATAGCGAGTACCGAAGGGGTGGGAACCAAAGTTTCGGTTCGGTTTTTATCAAATCGAAGTACATCTGAAAAATCTGTATCCCTAGCTTTTAATGCGGAAGTGGAATCTGTTACGGTTGATCATGGCCGGCCTCTTTTGCTCTTAATTGAAGATGACGGAGATTTGCGTGACTATTTAGTTGGCATATTAAGTGTGACTTATGATGTTTCGGCGGTGGATAATGGAGTCTCAGGCGTTGAACTTGCGCAGTCCAGTGTACCCGATCTCATTATAAGTGATGTGATGATGCCTGATATGGACGGTTTTGTTTTGACAGAGAAGTTGAAAACAGAACGTGCAACGAGTCATATTCCAATCATTTTATTGACAGCGAAAGATACGGACATGGACAGACAACGAGGGTATGAGCTTGGCGTTGATTCCTATTTGACAAAACCGATTGGGAGCACGCTGCTACTAAAACGCATTGACAACCTTTTGCGAAAACAAAAAGCCATGAATACCACTGTGTTGCAAAAGATTAACCCCGAAACACGCGTTGATTCCACAGAAGCCGCCATCGAACAGGACAATTTATGGCGTGAAAATGCATTTGTGCAGGATTTTGTGACCATTGTCGAAGAGCATATGCAAGACGAGGTATTAGATGCATCTACACTGGCAGAACGCATGAATATGAGTCAGTCAACCCTATACCGAAAACTCAAAGGTATCACAGGGAAAAATATAAACCAGTTGGTACGTAAGATCCGTATACACAAAGCTGCCGAACTGTTACGGTCAGGAGACTATAATGTGACCGAAGTTTCATTCTTAGTCGGTATTAATAGTGCAATTTATTTTCGTCAATGTTTTAAAGAGGAATTTGGGAAACTTCCATCAGAATACCAAAAGTCTGATGGAAAGGGGAAATAA
- a CDS encoding RagB/SusD family nutrient uptake outer membrane protein, producing MKSLSKYFLPLALGTTIFSACNKNLLDVTATDRISTEAIEADTAVLEAFVINRYIGERIISNEADGTNPGFGRGFEYALWSSLTDESMYTNDDNTWLIIRGQLSPENLGAAGSLWARSYRSIRECNYAKKVLANIQMSTSHKRHLEGELQFIRAFRYHDLIRNFGRVVLMGDTVYGLKDDLTKASLFERKSLQEGMDYVIKELNEAIEKLPAENNDGTWVTGRATKGAAMALKSRLLLYAASPLYNVGTWAAAAQAAQDLISLNKYSLYTGGYQSLFLTDRNPETIFARYYTKNANHVHLEIANGPNGYGGWGGNTPYQNLVDAYEMKNGRAPFNADGTVNAASGYDPTNPYVNRDPRFDATILHNGSMYRGRAVETFTPKGQDSREGNDNWNTSKTGYYLRKFMNDAYPLQNPWGNAGFQPWNYFRYAEILLNFAEAANEAYGPDVLPAGGSLTARQALNLVRTRPSVEMPEIPIGQSKDEFRAHVRYERRVELAFEEHRFYDVRRWKIAMATENIPAYGVTINKNSNGLTYTRKEALSGRLFEEKHYWLPIPRSEILSSNGKLEQNPGY from the coding sequence ATGAAATCTTTAAGTAAATATTTCCTTCCCTTGGCTCTGGGAACGACCATCTTTTCAGCTTGCAACAAAAATCTGTTGGATGTGACAGCAACCGATCGTATTTCGACTGAAGCCATCGAAGCAGATACAGCCGTTTTAGAAGCTTTTGTAATCAACAGATATATTGGTGAACGCATCATCTCCAATGAGGCCGATGGTACAAATCCGGGGTTTGGACGAGGTTTTGAATATGCCTTGTGGTCTTCTCTGACAGATGAATCTATGTATACCAACGACGATAATACCTGGCTTATTATTCGGGGCCAGTTGTCGCCAGAGAATTTAGGTGCTGCCGGCTCTCTTTGGGCCCGTAGTTATCGCAGTATTCGGGAGTGTAATTATGCCAAGAAAGTTTTGGCTAATATTCAGATGAGTACTTCACATAAGCGCCATCTGGAAGGAGAACTTCAATTTATAAGAGCATTTAGATACCATGATCTCATTCGAAACTTTGGTCGTGTTGTATTGATGGGCGATACTGTATATGGCTTAAAGGATGATCTAACCAAAGCGAGCCTTTTTGAACGCAAGTCTTTACAAGAAGGCATGGATTATGTCATCAAAGAATTAAATGAAGCGATCGAGAAATTGCCCGCTGAAAATAATGACGGCACCTGGGTAACTGGGCGGGCAACTAAAGGGGCGGCCATGGCTTTGAAATCCAGACTGCTGCTGTATGCTGCAAGTCCATTGTATAATGTAGGAACTTGGGCCGCCGCAGCTCAGGCGGCGCAGGATTTGATTTCCCTTAATAAATACAGCCTATATACTGGTGGATATCAATCTTTATTTTTAACAGACCGAAATCCAGAAACGATATTTGCACGATACTACACCAAAAATGCCAATCACGTGCATCTTGAAATCGCCAACGGACCGAATGGCTATGGTGGCTGGGGTGGTAATACACCTTACCAAAATCTGGTTGATGCCTATGAGATGAAAAATGGTCGGGCTCCGTTTAACGCAGATGGAACAGTAAACGCTGCTTCGGGATACGACCCTACTAATCCTTATGTGAATCGTGATCCTCGCTTTGATGCAACAATCTTACACAATGGTTCCATGTATAGGGGGCGTGCCGTTGAAACGTTTACTCCCAAAGGACAGGATAGCAGGGAAGGCAACGACAACTGGAATACATCCAAAACAGGCTACTATTTGCGTAAATTTATGAACGATGCCTACCCCCTTCAAAATCCTTGGGGAAATGCGGGATTTCAACCTTGGAATTACTTTCGCTATGCTGAAATCCTGTTAAATTTTGCTGAAGCAGCAAATGAAGCGTATGGTCCGGATGTACTGCCTGCTGGTGGAAGCTTAACAGCCAGACAAGCGTTAAATCTCGTTCGCACGAGACCTTCTGTCGAGATGCCTGAAATCCCTATAGGCCAATCTAAAGATGAGTTTAGGGCACATGTACGCTACGAACGTCGCGTAGAACTGGCATTTGAGGAACATCGGTTTTACGACGTCCGTCGGTGGAAAATTGCGATGGCGACCGAAAATATACCTGCTTACGGAGTGACTATAAATAAAAATAGCAACGGATTGACGTATACGCGAAAAGAAGCACTTTCAGGGCGTCTTTTTGAAGAAAAACATTATTGGCTTCCAATTCCACGTTCGGAGATATTATCATCAAATGGAAAATTGGAACAAAATCCGGGTTATTAA
- a CDS encoding TonB-dependent receptor has product MNNLKIVSLYTMLSMAPTLVYAQQGKIMGQVLNKANEPILGASVIVEGSGKGTKTDNAGKFELDANKGVLVISFIGYKTLKVPLDGKSNLTIQLENDEHVLEDVVVVGYGTQKKATLTGSISEVKGKDLVKSPQPNLSNSLAGRFSGVVINNRSGEPGYDGSSITVRGQATTGSNDVLVVVDGVPGQIGGLERLDPNDIESISVLKDASAAIYGNRAANGVILVTTKRGKSGKPSITYSGNLGFSSPTRLPKMADAATYALLRNEIAYGNSSSGGINQIYSDEQIQKFRDGSDPLLYPNTNWADVALKNTALQSQQNLSVAGGTEDIRYFMSLGSVYQDGIYKKGVTKYKQYNFRTNLEANITDRFKVGLSLSGRQEDRKFPIASAGDIFRSIYRAYPTVGAYYPNGLPTRGIEGSNPALMVTDIGGTVVNPKQVFNGILKASYQLPWVEGLSVDGFLSVDKSTNFSKNFSVPYVLNTYNQEKNTYEESIVGGNNNKATLTESHTNESLITSNIKLNFERKFGEHAINAFVGYEQSKRHLEYFDAQRFNYLSNQLPELSQGGSASTDYLNSGYSSNYTRQSVISRIAYNYSEKYLFEGQLRADGSSIFPDGKRWGYFPSVSAGWRISKEDWFAEKVGFFDDLKIRASYGTLGNDNVNGFQYYDNYTLVGNGLVALLNDKSQIEPNVKLAKLANPDITWEVSRKLDVGLSAQFLKNFSMEAIYFQQKRSDILTTRNASIPAISGIVNPYGADPLVPSENIGKVNSEGFEGTLSYQKPGDFSWGASGNFTFAKSKIIFIDEASGTLDYQRQTGLPLGTYLLYNSIGLNKTEADLKSSPQAPGAQVGDLIYQDYNQDGHITADDMVRTKYGNIPQITYGFSLNAAYKNFDVAVLFAGQAKVSQYVLPESGTVGNFYSSWADNRFNEINNPNGTYPKVSERASSAVSGGLYNNTFWLNNASFLRLKNVEIGYTLPSEVLSRLKLGGLRFYVNGFNLLTLTKVKDYDPEGSNGSGQFYPQQRIINVGLNLKF; this is encoded by the coding sequence ATGAACAACCTAAAGATTGTTTCGCTGTATACCATGTTGAGCATGGCGCCGACCCTGGTATACGCACAACAAGGCAAAATTATGGGGCAGGTTTTGAACAAAGCAAATGAACCGATTCTTGGCGCGAGTGTTATCGTCGAAGGTTCGGGAAAAGGTACGAAAACTGACAATGCGGGAAAGTTTGAACTCGATGCCAATAAAGGTGTCCTTGTGATCTCCTTTATCGGTTACAAAACCTTAAAAGTTCCATTGGATGGAAAATCAAATTTAACCATTCAGCTTGAAAACGATGAGCATGTATTGGAAGATGTGGTGGTCGTTGGTTACGGTACCCAAAAGAAAGCTACCTTAACAGGATCTATTTCCGAAGTTAAAGGAAAAGATCTGGTGAAAAGTCCGCAGCCCAATCTGTCAAACTCATTGGCTGGAAGATTTTCAGGAGTTGTGATCAACAATCGGAGTGGAGAACCCGGATATGACGGTTCGTCAATAACCGTTCGCGGCCAGGCAACTACCGGAAGCAATGATGTGTTGGTGGTTGTGGATGGTGTACCCGGACAAATAGGCGGTTTGGAGCGTTTGGATCCGAATGATATTGAAAGTATTTCAGTTTTAAAAGATGCTTCGGCAGCTATCTACGGTAATAGAGCCGCGAATGGGGTTATTTTGGTGACAACCAAACGCGGGAAAAGCGGTAAACCATCGATCACGTATAGCGGAAACCTTGGATTTAGTTCGCCAACTCGATTGCCGAAAATGGCGGATGCGGCAACGTATGCGCTATTGCGGAACGAAATTGCCTATGGCAACAGCTCTTCAGGAGGAATTAACCAGATCTACTCCGACGAGCAGATCCAAAAGTTTAGGGATGGATCTGATCCATTATTGTATCCCAATACAAATTGGGCCGATGTCGCCTTAAAAAATACCGCCTTACAAAGTCAACAAAATTTATCGGTTGCCGGCGGTACGGAAGACATTCGTTACTTTATGTCATTGGGGTCGGTTTATCAAGATGGGATCTACAAAAAAGGTGTCACGAAATATAAGCAATATAATTTTAGAACAAATCTGGAGGCTAACATAACCGATCGATTTAAGGTCGGACTGTCGCTTTCGGGCAGACAAGAGGACCGCAAATTCCCGATAGCGTCGGCCGGAGATATTTTCCGTTCGATCTACCGTGCTTACCCGACAGTGGGTGCATACTATCCGAATGGATTGCCTACACGGGGAATAGAAGGTTCTAATCCAGCTTTAATGGTGACAGATATCGGGGGCACGGTGGTGAATCCAAAGCAGGTATTTAACGGTATACTCAAAGCGAGTTATCAACTTCCTTGGGTAGAGGGATTATCTGTAGATGGCTTTCTTTCTGTCGATAAATCGACTAATTTCAGTAAAAATTTTAGCGTTCCCTATGTTTTAAATACTTACAATCAAGAAAAGAATACCTATGAAGAGTCAATTGTCGGTGGAAACAATAATAAGGCTACGCTGACTGAATCGCATACCAATGAGTCATTGATTACAAGTAATATCAAATTGAATTTTGAACGAAAATTTGGTGAACACGCCATCAATGCCTTTGTTGGATATGAACAAAGTAAGCGACATCTGGAGTATTTCGATGCGCAGCGTTTCAACTATCTTTCTAACCAGCTGCCAGAGCTGTCGCAGGGAGGATCTGCCTCGACAGATTATCTTAACTCGGGGTATAGTTCAAATTATACAAGACAAAGTGTTATTAGCCGAATTGCTTACAATTATAGCGAGAAATATCTTTTTGAAGGACAGCTTAGGGCAGACGGCTCATCCATTTTTCCTGATGGAAAGCGATGGGGATATTTCCCTTCTGTATCTGCTGGATGGCGAATTAGCAAAGAAGATTGGTTTGCTGAAAAGGTCGGTTTTTTTGACGATTTAAAGATTCGGGCCTCCTATGGAACGTTGGGAAATGACAACGTAAATGGATTCCAGTATTATGACAATTATACCTTGGTCGGTAACGGACTGGTCGCACTTCTAAATGATAAGAGTCAGATAGAACCGAATGTGAAGTTGGCGAAATTGGCAAACCCCGATATTACCTGGGAAGTTTCGCGAAAATTGGATGTGGGATTAAGTGCCCAGTTTTTGAAAAACTTCTCCATGGAAGCAATCTATTTTCAGCAAAAAAGATCGGACATTCTAACAACACGTAATGCTTCAATCCCAGCTATTTCGGGTATTGTGAATCCTTATGGGGCAGATCCATTGGTTCCATCGGAGAATATAGGTAAAGTAAATAGTGAAGGATTTGAAGGCACATTGTCGTACCAAAAACCGGGCGATTTTAGCTGGGGTGCATCGGGTAATTTTACGTTCGCTAAAAGTAAGATTATCTTTATTGATGAGGCTAGCGGAACGTTAGATTATCAGCGTCAAACAGGATTACCTCTGGGAACCTATTTATTATATAATTCCATCGGTTTAAATAAAACTGAAGCCGACCTGAAAAGCTCTCCTCAAGCTCCCGGTGCGCAAGTAGGAGATTTAATTTACCAAGATTATAACCAGGATGGTCATATAACAGCAGACGATATGGTACGGACAAAATATGGCAACATTCCACAGATTACCTATGGTTTTAGCTTGAATGCGGCTTACAAAAATTTCGATGTTGCTGTTTTGTTTGCCGGGCAGGCGAAGGTAAGTCAATATGTGCTTCCAGAGTCAGGAACCGTAGGGAATTTTTATAGCAGTTGGGCGGACAATCGATTTAATGAAATCAATAACCCGAATGGTACCTATCCGAAGGTTTCTGAAAGGGCATCCTCAGCTGTTAGCGGCGGGCTGTACAACAATACATTTTGGTTGAATAATGCGTCTTTCCTGCGTTTAAAAAATGTGGAAATAGGGTATACCTTACCAAGTGAGGTTCTTTCCCGATTAAAACTTGGTGGACTACGCTTCTATGTGAATGGATTTAATCTGCTGACTTTGACTAAAGTGAAGGATTACGATCCCGAGGGAAGTAATGGTAGTGGTCAATTCTATCCACAGCAACGAATTATTAATGTAGGTTTAAATTTAAAATTCTAA